AAGGGCCTGTGGCTTTGGGAGAAACCAGCCGGCTTGGTATGCCATGGAGATACTATTACCACTATGGAAACTGGTTTGTAGATGAAAGCACCTTTTATTCCACCCTTCAGAAGGTGGAGCTGGATGCAGTTACCGGAATCCTGGCTGAGAGGGATTTGACGGTAAAGGCCGTTGTATGGTCTTATGCCGCAGTGGATGTCTGGTGCAACGGGGAATCTATGTGCCATATGGACCCGCCTGTCTACAAACCCATCCGGAAAGAGACCATGGAGCTTCGGTTAAAGAAAGGCATCAACCAGATCTATGTCAGCCTTCAGACTCTTGGCGTCCGGGATACCAGAACCTTATTCGGAATCCAGATCCTGGATCATACATCTGATATCAACGTTGTTCTTCCTGATAGTGAAAAAACCGATGAACTGGTTCGTACGGAGAACTGGCTTAGTTCTCTCTGCATACGGGATTCTGTTATGACCTATGAAGGAAATGCTCCCCAGGGCACCTGGCTGGCTTATGACAGCCAGAGTCCTGATTTTGCTCAAGTTAAGAGCCGGAAGGAGTGGCAGGAGATCAGCGGCAGGAATCAAGTGGTCTTAGACGAAGAAAAGCCTGGAGTGATTATAGTAAGCGTCAGGAAGGAACATGCCGTTCTCACCAGAAAGGTGGAGAACATTCTGGCCCAGAAGCCGGTGTATTCAGATGGAAAGAACTTTGAAGAAAACAGGGATGCCATTTTCCACAGGATTGGGAATGCGGAAAGCTTATCCAGAGGAGACAAGTTTGGCTTTTCCATTTCAAACATCCTTGCTAGGAAAGCCCTTAGCATGGAAGATGGAAGGGATATAGACCTGCTTTACGAGACCCTTGACCAGATCGAAAGCCGGTATGACTGCTCTGATTTCCTGGTGTGCGGCCTGATCCGGTATTTAAAGAATTATCCGGTGGATGAAAGCATGGCAAAACGGGTAAAGGAGGTACTTCTTAACTGGAGGTACTGGATGGACCAGAAAGGCTCCGATGCCATGTGTTTCTGGAGCGAGAATCATTCCCTGATGTTCTATACCTGTGCCATGAATGCAGGGGAAATGTATCCGGATGATTACTTCCCCCGTGCGGATATGACCGGAAGGGAGCTTTTGAAAGCAGGAAAGGCCAAGGTGGAGCGCTGGCTGGAGGATGTGGAAGAACACGGCTTTGAAGAATTCTTAAGCACAGTTTATATGTGCGTCACCTTTGCCGCCCTGTTAAATGTCATTGATTATTCGGAGCCAGAGATCTCTGCACGCGCTGTAAAAATTACGGACCGTCTTTTAGAGATGCTCTGCCGTCACACCTACGATGGGGTCATTATCGCTCCCATGGGACGTGTATACCGGGAAGTGGTCCATCCCTTTGAACAGGGGGCCCAGGCGCTGATGAATTTAATCAATCCCAAAGTTCCTTATTCCTTTGGAGAGGGCTGGCTGGGCTTTTATGCCAGCAGCAGATACCGGCTGCCAGCCGATTTGATACAGCTTATGGAAGAATCGGCAGATGAAAGCTATTCTACGGGAAATGCCCTGATCTGCCTGAAAAAGACTCCGGAATACTGTATGACCTCAGTTCAGTCCCCAAGACTGGATCCGGGATTTGAGCGCTGGAAGAATTTGACTCTGGATCCGGATGCAGATCCTTCAACCTGTGAATACACCAAGTCCCTCAATGAAAGATTCCACGGAACCACCTGTTTTGAACCGGGAGTTTACGGTTACCAGCAGCACATGTGGTATGCAGCCCTGGATAAAGAGACGGATCTGTTCACCAACCATCCGGGAGGGACCTGTGACTCCAGTTCCATGAGACCGGGCTTCTGGTATGGAAACGGAGTGATGCCGGCTCTGGCTCAAAAGGGGAATCTTCTGGGCGCGGTTTACCACATTCCTAAGGAGCATCCAATACATTTTACCCACGCCTATTTCCCGGCTCCAAAATTCCAGGAGGTCGTGATCCGGGATCATTGGCTTTTGGGCAGGCAGAAGAATGGATTTGCCGCTTTGTGGTGCAGCGGCGTGATGGAATCTGTTAATGACCAGCTTTTTGATTGTGAATACAGGACCTATGGAGATGATATGGCATACTTTTGCGTATGCGGCAGCAGCCATGATTTTAAATCCCTGGATGAGTTTACGGCTTATGCGGAAAGCTTACGGCCGGAATTTAATGAAAAGGACCGTGTACTGGCAGCAGGCGGGTTAATAGTGAGGTTTATGGAAAATCATGATAAGACACAATATATTTAGTGAAGATACTCAAAAGGCGGTTGCTTCTGCATCCGCCGTTTTCCGCAGTTATCCTTTTTTTATGAGTAATTACATATGGTGCAAGGAGCTTCTGCTGAAAAGAAAGAACCCGGAACACGCCGCAGAAGCGGTGGAGCTGGGGATCCGGCATGCGAAAATGCTGAACCTGGATGCTTATTTGCTTCCGGTCGTTTATATAGACTGGATGCTGCCGGAGGCTATTGAGGAATTTAAAAATCAGGGGATCCCGGAATGGGTTCTTCTGGAATCCATGAAGGATATAGAAATCTGGATTAAGGTTTACCGGAGATACCATGGGGATAAGGTGGGCCTTGATCAGATTGAGTGGGTGTTCCGGTCCATTTCCGGTAGGGTGCGTCGGTTTGGCAGCCTGCAGTTTGAGGAGGTGACTTATGAATTACCTTTCCTGATTTATAAAAACAGGCAGACCGGCGAATATAAGGCTTTGGCATGTCCTGGACTTAAAGTAGATCAGGATGGTTATTTTTCGGGGACCAATGGCAGAAAATTTAACAGGGAGTCCGAAACATATGTAAATGTTCTGAAAGAAACGGTGACTGGTTTTTCGCCGGATCTTAAGCAGGGATTGCTTGAGATGGAGAAAACGGTAACGCTTAATTTGTCTGATTGGGAGCTTAAACTGGCTCCGGGAGAAAAGGCGGTAGCAGTTCACATTCCGGAAGGGGCAGACCTTTCTCCTGATAAAATTGATTTTGCTTTGGAAACGGCAAAAGAATATTATTCAGGAAGCCTTCTGGTCTGTGACAGCTGGCTGCTGGATCCTCATCTGGAGGCTATTCTGCCGGAGAAAAGCCGGATTATAAGTTTTATGAAGCGCTTTAACAAAATGCCCTTAAAGGTGGTACAGCCCCAGATTCTGGAACGGGTTTTGGGGTTTGATTGTTCTATGGAAAAACTGGAGAATTACCCATGCAGCACCTCGCTGCAAATATCGTTAAAAAAATATCTTCTTGGAGGGAAGGAGATGTTTACCACAGCAGGCTTTCTGCCGTGGAAATGAAACCAATATGGAGGAGGCATTATGAAAGGATATTATGCAGGATTGGATATTGGCGGAACCAATGGAAGGCTTAAAATCTGCGGTTCGGATGGAGAGGTACTTGGAGAATTTACAGCACCGGGCTGCAGTCTCAATACGGATGGGGCGGAGAAAAGCCGGCTTCGATACCGGGATCTGGTACTTCCGGCCCTTCAAGAACTTCATCTGAAACCGGGCTTCTGCCTGGGCATCTGTGTTGCAGCCAGCGGGATCGATTCTCCGTCTGATGAGCATGATTGCAGGTCCAGCTTTGAGGAGATGGGATTTCCTCATGAAAGGCTGCTGGTGTTAAATGACTGCGAGGTCTTTCTTCACATGACAGAGGATCCGGCTTTGGTAGTCATATCAGGGACCGGTTCGGTATGCTTTGGGAGAGATAAAAAAGGAAGTATCTATCGGACCGGCGGCTGGAATCACATCATTAGCGACGAGGGAAGCGGGTTTGACATGGGGCTAAAAACCTTAAAAGCAGTAGGAGATGATCTGTCCGGACGAATCAAATGTCCCGTTCTCACACCACTTATTATTAAGGAGACAGGGCTTGATACGCTGGAGAAAATAGATGATTTTATCAATGCCAATCTTATGGAAAAGTCTGAGATCGCCAGAATATCCTTGTTTGCATATCAGGCGGCAGCCCTTGGTGATCATGAAGCCGTTCGCATTCACCGGGAATGCGGGGATGCCTTGTGGGGGCTTATTCGGGATACGAAAGCAAAGATGGCTGGAAAGAGTCCTGAGGACAAGTTAAACCTCTGGCTCTGGGGCAGTGTACTGGTTAAAAATGATATAATCCGGAGTATGGTGGAAGCGAAGGTCCGGGTAGGACTGCCGGGCACTGAGATCGGGATACCAGAGATGAGTGCGCTGGATACGGCTCTTAAGGCTGCCAGGGCGCAGGAAACTGAAAGAAGAACTTTATAAAATGTTTGAAAGATATAGGTTTCACTGAATCTTAAAAACGGTGCCAGGATTTGTGTCCTGACACCGTTTTTTTATAGTCTGTGCGCGGCGGTCTGCCGCGATCATATTAAGTCCAGCCGTTATCAATCAAAACAGGGAAAATGCCAAAAATAAGGAAGACATCAAAGAAGCAACCAGAGAAACCACCGTTATCTGTGTATTGATGGACGGGCCAGCTGTATCCTTGAAGGGATCACCCACCGTATCCCCTACTACAGCAGCCTTATGGGCTTCACTTCCTTTTCCTCCATTTCCTCCGGCCTCAATGTATTTCTTTGCATTATCCCACAGCCCTCCGGAATTGCTCATAAACAGGGCGAGCAGGAGACCGCTGATAATATTGCCTGCAAGGTATCCTCCGACGGATTCAACACCGCCTACAAACCCGACCACAATGGTCACGAGAATGCTGACGAGTCCGGCAGGAATCAGTTCCTTTAATGCACCATTGGTAGCGATATCAATGCATTTGTCATATTCCGGTACCACTCCCGGCTTGCCTTCCTTAAGTCCCTTGATCTCCCTGAACTGACGGTGGATTTCCGATACCATTCTCTGTGCATTGCGGTCTACCCCAAGCATCAGCATAGCAGAGAAAATAGCCGGAACGGAAGCTCCTACCAGCATTCCGAAAAATACTGTGGGATTAATAATATCAAATCCGGTAAGTACTGTAGTACCGGCCGCATCGTTTACCTCACTCATAAATGCACCAAGCAAGGAGATAATGGTCAATCCGGCTGCCGCAATGGCAAATCCTTTTGTTACCGCTTTTACTGTATTTCCAGCGCTGTCAAGCGAGTCTGTGATTTCAAGTGCTTCATCTCCCAGATCTCCCATCTCCACAAGTCCTCTGGCATTATCGGCAATCGGACCATACGCATCATTGGAGATGATCATGCCGACGATGGAAAGCATTCCAACCGCGGCCATAGAAATTCCAAACATTCCTGCAGTAGGATCCTCAGGAGCGATGGAAGCGCAAAGGTTATAGGAAATCATGGCGGAGATACCGATTCCCACCATAGCAGGCAGTACACTTAAAAAACCATAGGAAACACCGGAAAGAATGGTGAATGCAGGTCCTGACTCAGAGGCCTTTGCAACATTACGTACAGGTTTTTTATTATCGTTTGTAAAATAATCACTGGTAATTCCAATAATGACACCAACAAATAAGCCTATAGCCGTTGCTCCCCAGATACGCCAGTCAAACTGAAACACGATTGTTGCCCCGGCAGTAAGTACGGCAAATATGCCGGTGGTAATATATGTACTCATATTAAGAGCCATGGTAGGATCGCCCTTCTTTCCCATACGGGCGGCCATAACTCCAATGATCGAAGATAAAAGTCCCAGAGAAGCGTAGCAGAATACCATGGCTGCATAGTCGACGCCTATCTTTTTGCTAAGAGCGATCGCCATAACCAGGGCGGATACTGTGGAAGCCACGTTAGAATCGAACAGATCTGCGCCCATTCCGGCAACATCTCCTACATTATCTCCAACATTATCGGCAATTACCGCCGGATTTCTGGGATCATCCTCAGGGATCCCAAGTTCTACCTTCCCAACAAGATCTGCACTGATATCCGCGGTCTTTGTAAAAATACCGCCGCCTGCCTTGGCAAATAAAGCAAGGGAGCTGGCACCAAAGCTAAAGCCCAACAGTGCAACGGAATCTCCGCTTATCATCATAACAAGAGTCACTCCTAAAAGTGAGCTTCCCACGACTGCCATTCCCATAACGGCACCGCCACGGAAGGCAGACAGAAAAGAAGGCTTTAAGCCGCCTCTCTGAGCTGCTTCAGCCGTCTTAATGTTAGCTATGGTAGCTACCTGGATTCCTATTTTACCAGCGACGGCAGAAAAAACAGTTCCGCATAGGTATGCCAGAACAATGGTAAGGTTATGTAAAACCGTGCCCCCGCTCCAGATGGGAGCCGGAAGGAACAGAAAAATCAGAAGCGCTGCTCCCGCACAAAACTTTGATAAAACAATGTATTCTTTTTTTAAAAATGTATTTGCCCCCTGTCTGATGTAGCTCCCAACCTCTTTCACCCGTTGATTTGAAGATGGCTGTGCAGATACCCAGCGGTACAACCACACTGCAAAAGCAAACGCAAAAATAGAAACAAGAATGGAAATGATTAGAAATAAGCTTAAATTACCCATAGCACCATTAACCTCCTACTTTCTTCAGTTTGAAAAAATTTGCTATTATTTCATTGTATATTTTATCACGATTTTTGTATATTTCAACTCAGATGTTGTTAAGATTGTATAAATATTTTATCATCTTTCATAACAGCAACCGCTTCTTTTATTGAATTGGGATATGTATAAAAAATGTTTGTGCAAATTGCACCTTTTGCTTGCAATTATAAGACATTTTTAGTAAAATATCGTTATAGACTTAAATACCGAACAGGAGGAATGTTTATGAACGTGTATGGAACCAAACAGATCCGTAACGTCGCCTTACTTGGGCACGGGGGCGCCGGTAAAACCACCCTGGCAGAGGCTATGGCGTTGATTACCGGAGCCATCAGCAGAATGGGAAAAGTTACCGATGGCAATACCATCAGCGATTATGACAAAGAAGAGATTAAGAGACAGTTCTCCATCTCTACTACCCTGATTCCTTTGGAGTATAAAGGAGAGGATGGCCCCATCAAGATCAACCTGCTTGATACTCCCGGATATTTTGATTTTGTTGGCGAAGTTGAAGAGGCCATCAGTGTTGCGGATGCAGCAGTAATAGTTGTGAATTGTAAGGCAGGTATTGAAGTTGGAACATTAAAGGCGTGGGAACTCTGCGAAAAGTACAAGCTTCCCAGACTTTTCTTTGTGACAAATATGGATGACGACCATGCAAGTTTCCGTGAATTGTTATTAAAGCTTGATAAAGAGTTCGGAAGAAAGATTGCGCCGTTCCACCTCCCGATTCGTGAAAATGAAAAGTTCGTAGGTTTTGTTAA
This genomic stretch from Lacrimispora sphenoides harbors:
- a CDS encoding acyltransferase domain-containing protein, with translation MIRHNIFSEDTQKAVASASAVFRSYPFFMSNYIWCKELLLKRKNPEHAAEAVELGIRHAKMLNLDAYLLPVVYIDWMLPEAIEEFKNQGIPEWVLLESMKDIEIWIKVYRRYHGDKVGLDQIEWVFRSISGRVRRFGSLQFEEVTYELPFLIYKNRQTGEYKALACPGLKVDQDGYFSGTNGRKFNRESETYVNVLKETVTGFSPDLKQGLLEMEKTVTLNLSDWELKLAPGEKAVAVHIPEGADLSPDKIDFALETAKEYYSGSLLVCDSWLLDPHLEAILPEKSRIISFMKRFNKMPLKVVQPQILERVLGFDCSMEKLENYPCSTSLQISLKKYLLGGKEMFTTAGFLPWK
- a CDS encoding BadF/BadG/BcrA/BcrD ATPase family protein, producing the protein MKGYYAGLDIGGTNGRLKICGSDGEVLGEFTAPGCSLNTDGAEKSRLRYRDLVLPALQELHLKPGFCLGICVAASGIDSPSDEHDCRSSFEEMGFPHERLLVLNDCEVFLHMTEDPALVVISGTGSVCFGRDKKGSIYRTGGWNHIISDEGSGFDMGLKTLKAVGDDLSGRIKCPVLTPLIIKETGLDTLEKIDDFINANLMEKSEIARISLFAYQAAALGDHEAVRIHRECGDALWGLIRDTKAKMAGKSPEDKLNLWLWGSVLVKNDIIRSMVEAKVRVGLPGTEIGIPEMSALDTALKAARAQETERRTL
- a CDS encoding sodium-translocating pyrophosphatase; translation: MGNLSLFLIISILVSIFAFAFAVWLYRWVSAQPSSNQRVKEVGSYIRQGANTFLKKEYIVLSKFCAGAALLIFLFLPAPIWSGGTVLHNLTIVLAYLCGTVFSAVAGKIGIQVATIANIKTAEAAQRGGLKPSFLSAFRGGAVMGMAVVGSSLLGVTLVMMISGDSVALLGFSFGASSLALFAKAGGGIFTKTADISADLVGKVELGIPEDDPRNPAVIADNVGDNVGDVAGMGADLFDSNVASTVSALVMAIALSKKIGVDYAAMVFCYASLGLLSSIIGVMAARMGKKGDPTMALNMSTYITTGIFAVLTAGATIVFQFDWRIWGATAIGLFVGVIIGITSDYFTNDNKKPVRNVAKASESGPAFTILSGVSYGFLSVLPAMVGIGISAMISYNLCASIAPEDPTAGMFGISMAAVGMLSIVGMIISNDAYGPIADNARGLVEMGDLGDEALEITDSLDSAGNTVKAVTKGFAIAAAGLTIISLLGAFMSEVNDAAGTTVLTGFDIINPTVFFGMLVGASVPAIFSAMLMLGVDRNAQRMVSEIHRQFREIKGLKEGKPGVVPEYDKCIDIATNGALKELIPAGLVSILVTIVVGFVGGVESVGGYLAGNIISGLLLALFMSNSGGLWDNAKKYIEAGGNGGKGSEAHKAAVVGDTVGDPFKDTAGPSINTQITVVSLVASLMSSLFLAFSLF